In Entelurus aequoreus isolate RoL-2023_Sb linkage group LG13, RoL_Eaeq_v1.1, whole genome shotgun sequence, a genomic segment contains:
- the LOC133663702 gene encoding granzyme B(G,H)-like yields the protein MHALWTISALHMFSCFFSASEATGSGIVGGKVAKPHSKPYMASLQVQGQHTCGGILIREDFVLTAAHCNASDQIMMVVLGAHDITKKEKSQQHIQVAEYHPHPNFHGKYNYDIMLLKLKPKATLNRYVKPMGLPKKAGKTPANIRCTVAGWGQTSKKSKMSPVLKETTEKIQFSFECKYIWQYHFESDLMTCTKPDKWGGVCQGDSGGPLICNTRPVGITVFTYKNDCSDRRYPHVFMKIHPFLPWIKKVMEGNVVV from the exons ATGCACGCACTCTGGACCATATCTGCCCTTCACATGTTCTCctg TTTTTTCTCGGCGTCAGAGGCGACAGGTAGCGGCATTGTGGGCGGAAAGGTTGCAAAGCCTCATTCCAAACCCTACATGGCATCTCTGCAGGTCCAAGGACAGCACACGTGTGGCGGGATACTAATACGTGAGGACTTTGTTCTGACTGCAGCCCATTGCAA TGCCAGCGATCAGATCATGATGGTTGTACTGGGAGCACATGACATCACCAAGAAGGAGAAAAGCCAGCAACACATCCAAGTGGCCGAGTACCATCCTCATCCCAATTTCCACGGAAAGTACAACTATGACATTATGCTACTGAAG TTGAAACCTAAGGCCACACTCAACAGGTATGTGAAGCCGATGGGACTACCCAAGAAGGCAGGGAAGACCCCTGCCAACATCAGATGCACGGTTGCCGGCTGGGGCCAGACCTCAAAGAAGTCAAAGATGTCCCCTGTACTAAAGGAGACCACCGAGAAGATCCAGTTCAGCTTTGAGTGCAAATACATCTGGCAATACCACTTTGAGAGTGATCTCATGACATGCACCAAGCCCGACAAGTGGGGAGGGGTTTGCCAG GGAGACTCTGGGGGTCCGTTAATCTGCAACACCAGGCCTGTAGGAATAACGGTTTTCACCTACAAAAATGACTGCAGTGATCGCAGGTATCCACATGTCTTCATGAAAATCCACCCCTTCCTGCCCTGGATTAAGAAAGTGATGGAGGGGAATGTTGTGGTTTGA